A window of the Trichoplusia ni isolate ovarian cell line Hi5 chromosome 4, tn1, whole genome shotgun sequence genome harbors these coding sequences:
- the LOC113493373 gene encoding scavenger receptor class B member 1-like, with amino-acid sequence MLFFFLDSVIKLSYGILLMVIGVIMAAINPLEIATNWFLDMREGSFLYNMWENPTYELFSEMWVYNYTNSEEYLSGSDSILQVKEIGPFTYQEMRTNENLQIDKERGVMTMEPHMRLRFLPDMSVEDTNNVTVNIPNVALLAISTLFADKLGYFANAGAFYSMSALGSKLFKQMSVEQLFWGYHDPIVTIANSILPGWIDFKEIGLLDRFYAERNDTSEVELRNTSRRYSLNSWNNNVGLIEQGYTDWNTSTLCNRIKGSYEGLMMPANYEKGLNITVFRKQACRNYPFNFVGERTNDLGLNSYLYQMDPTAFSTKSPYACDCTYKSCPPEGFVDVSSCYYGFPIALSKPHFMDTDPVQQANFKGMKPDRKAHASHFELEPVVGAPLSFAIKIQINLAVRMSEGNPISKPLKDKVLPLMWFSMYCKQPPADVVSLLRLRLVIAPPLMIVLEIVLFLIGFILGAQGLHRVWKPKYKIVQPKDLPIPSIRRKSAERRRSSVILNMAENDAFKDDEDLAKEAVSLLAINEEDNEFVDLLLSSDNE; translated from the exons TTCCTCGACATGCGAGAAGGCTCGTTCCTCTACAACATGTGGGAGAATCCGACGTACGAGCTGTTTTCCGAGATGTGGGTGTACAACTATACCAACTCGGAGGAGTACCTCAGCGGGTCAGACTCAATACTACAAGTCAAGGAGATCGGACCCTTCACGTATCA AGAGATGCGAACGAACGAGAACCTGCAGATCGACAAGGAGCGCGGCGTGATGACCATGGAGCCTCACATGCGGCTGCGGTTCCTGCCAGACATGTCTGTGGAGGACACCAACAACGTGACTGTTAATATACCTAATGTGGCTCTACTT GCCATCAGCACTCTATTCGCTGACAAGTTGGGTTACTTCGCGAATGCTGGCGCGTTCTACTCCATGAGCGCTCTCGGCTCCAAACTCTTCAAGCAGATGTCGGTGGAGCAACTGTTCTGGGGCTACCACGACCCTATAGTCACTATAGCTAACTCTATACTGCCTGGCTGGATCGATTTCAAGGAGATTGGGTTATTGGATCGG TTCTATGCAGAAAGGAATGATACCTCGGAAGTAGAACTCCGGAACACCTCCAGAAGATACTCCCTCAACTCCTGGAATAATAACGTCGGTCTCATTGAACAGGGATACACCGACTGGAATACCAG TACCCTATGCAACAGAATCAAGGGTTCGTACGAGGGTCTCATGATGCCAGCGAACTACGAAAAGGGTCTGAACATCACGGTGTTCAGGAAGCAAGCCTGCAGGAACTATCCTTTCAACTTTGTTGGAGAGCGCACCAATGATCTGGGACTTAACTCCTATTT ATATCAAATGGATCCTACCGCCTTCAGCACGAAGTCTCCCTACGCCTGTGACTGTACATACAAGAGCTGCCCCCCTGAGGGATTCGTTGATGTCAGCAGTTGTTACTATG GTTTCCCCATCGCGTTATCGAAACCCCACTTCATGGACACGGATCCCGTACAGCAGGCGAATTTCAAAGGAATGAAGCCTGACCGGAAAGCACACGCGTCGCACTTTGAGTTGGAACCT gTTGTTGGGGCACCTTTGAGTTTCGCGATCAAGATCCAGATCAACCTTGCTGTCAGAATGTCGGAGGGAAACCCCATCAGCAAGCCGCTGAAGGACAAGGTGCTGCCGCTGATGTGGTTCTCAATG TACTGTAAGCAGCCACCAGCAGACGTGGTGTCCCTCCTCCGCCTTCGTCTAGTCATCGCTCCTCCCCTCATGATAGTCCTCGAAATCGTGCTCTTCCTCATCGGCTTCATCCTTGGCGCTCAAGGTCTCCACAGGGTATGGAAACCAAAATACAAGATCGTTCAGCCCAAGGACCTCCCCATCCCTTCTATCAGAAGGAAGAGCGCAGAAAGGAGAAGAAGCAGCGTGATCTTAAACATGGCTGAAAATGATGCTTTTAAGGATGATGAGGATTTAGCAAAAGAAGCTGTGTCCTTATTGGCTATCAATGAGGAAGATAATGAGTTTGTCGACTTGCTGTTGAGCTCTGACAATGAATGA